In Triplophysa dalaica isolate WHDGS20190420 chromosome 19, ASM1584641v1, whole genome shotgun sequence, the sequence CAACCTCATGTtgtaaaaaaacttgaaaaagaagatattttgaggaatgtctcaatggttttatatccgtacaatggaagtcaaggggggcaatattgtttggttagcaacattctttaaaatatcttctttatgtTCGACAGatgaaagtcgtacaggtttccAAGGACCTGAGAATAAGTAAATGACaccagtattttcatttttgggtgaactattccttaaacaAGAATTATAAGGCCTATAAAGATAGTTCCTTATGTGGAAATCAATGGTTTATAAatgcaacatttacattacaatgtGATATTTTACTTCCTAATTCAAACAACaagcttttcttttgttttgttctttttttacccCATATAGATGATCATTCTAGGTTGCATTTGACCTCCCTGGAGGGCGTTCCTGACTCAGACTACATCAACGCTTCTTTCATAAACGTGAGAGCCACATAAGGCCTGCGATTTAAATCTGGTCGTGCCCGAAAATATGCTGATTATAATTATTCGTTTCACTTATTTCACTTTCTAATCAGGGTTACCAAGAAAAGAACAAATTCATTGGCGCACAAGGTAAATAAGTAATTATGAACAATTACACTTTTCAggtttcttcttctttttttttttttttactgtaattcgcgtcggataaaagcatctgccaaatgcataaatgtaatgtaatgtaaacgtAACCCAAGATGTTGCATTCCAGGGCCAAAAGAGGAAACGGTCAATGACTTTTGGAGGATGATCTGGGAACAGAACACTGCCACCATTGTCATGGTAACCAATCTGAAAGAGAGGAAAGAGGTAAATGCCCGGAGATATCTACACAATGTAGTGTAGGGTTACTATGGGGTAGTAAGCTGATCTTTCACTTCAAGAGCCTTTCTGGCAGTCGTACATGATAGATTAAGAGCGTGATGGGCATTTATGAAGATTTATGATCATGGTGTGATTATAATTTTGACTGTGCTTGATATCGTGCAGTGTAAATGTGCCCAGTACTGGCCGGATCAGGGATGCTGGACTTACGGGAATATTCGTGTGTCAGTGGAGGACATGATGGTTTTGGTCGACTACACCATCCGGAAGTTCTGCATTCAgcaggtaaaacatttttgtagtcCGTCACCATTTTCCGTCATAATTTCAACCAATCACTTAAGCCATTATTGGCATGTGACTTTACAGGAATAACTTTCTCGATATATAATTATCataatgtttctttctttcattctttctttctttgtttatttttgttatttgtgtatTCAGGTGGGGGACTTGTCTGGCAAAAAGCCCCAGAGGCTCGTCACGCAGTTTCACTTCACCAGCTGGCCGGATTTCGGAGTTCCTTTCACTCCCATCGGCATGCTCAAATTCCTCAAGAAGGTCAAGACATGCAACCCGCAGTATGCAGGACCCATAGTGGTACATTGCAGGTGCGTATTCTCGTGAGATGTCAGCAGGCGTATAAGCGTGTGTATGTGATGTCCAGTAACTGATTCTCATCTGTACATCTCAGCGCTGGGGTGGGCAGAACCGGGACCTTCATTGTGATAGACGCCATGCTGGATATGATGGCGGCGGAGAGGAAGGTTGATGTCTTTGGGTTTGTCACACGGATACGAGCTCAGCGCTGCCAGATGGTTCAAACCGACGTAAGCTCAGACAAAACAAGTTATAGGATAACAGTAATGAGAGTTTCTTTCAAACATGAACATTTCGCTGAATCTTTTGTTCTGTGGAATGCAAAAAGAGAAATCCTTAAGGCTATGCTGGTTTCTTGCGTGCTATTACAATGAATTGGGACTAAAGCTTAAAATTGATAATAACAATTTTCGGGGTGAACTATTTGTTAAAGGAGTCTTTTGTCTGTAATATATATCAACTTGCTCTGTCTCCACAGATGCAGTATGTGTTCATATTCCAAGCTTTATTGGAGCACTATCTGTATGGGGACACAGAGTTGGAAGTGACGTCTTTGGAGACTCACTTGGGTAAACTCTACGCTCCTCTTACCAGGGGCCGGCTGTGGAGGGCTGGAGGCGGAGTTTAAGGTAGGATTTCTCTATGTCCACTTGTTATTTTTTACCTTCCaagaccattttaaaatgtttcacatattttctttccttcttgTTTTGATCATTCTCTTTAGAAACTCACCTCCATAAAAATTCAGAATGACAAGATGAGAACTGGGAACCTGCCAGCCAACATGAAGAAGAATAGAGTTTTGCAAATCATTCCATGTGAGTTGTGTGTCCGTTTTTTTTAACTCGCGTATGATAATGACAGCATGCttatgcagtgttgggtaagttactctgaaaaagtaattaattactagtaactaattacatattcaactGTGTAATGAGCTTAGTGTATAAATGACTCTCAAAAGTAgatatgaacttgttttatttgccgtacttgaggtctgaaaaaatactgaGCATCTGTTCTGTCCTTTTCACTTGTCTCTCCAGTTTACatattctgcaaataaatgcaaacagaaacaccatttttatttgaaatttgagagaaatattacttgatatattaaaatattaaaagaaatatattaaagttcacagaatgaaacaaaaatgatcattttaactAACAGTGAATAACCCTATTTAAGACCCAATTTTTAATCGTCTCTTAATATTACGTGGCTGTACGGTACATTCAGGGTTTACAGTCTGATTTCTCCCTGTATCTGTCAGATGAGTTTAACAGAGTGATTATTCCTGTGAAGCGAGGGGAGGAGTACACTGACTACGTCAACGCCTCTTTTATAGATGTGAGTAAAAGATTTACCCCCATGTTAACCGCAGTATTCCACGCCTTGTTGCAAAACCACACCTTGCGTGTTAAGGACCATTGTTGGCCGGGGctgctttgtttttaatgatttccTTTTCACTTCCTCCTCCTGTTGTGTAAATTAAGCTCTTTATCAGCAACTtagtgacatcatcacatcaaACATAATCACAGCTGCTGCAATGGAAACTTATTGGTCAACCTTTAAGATGTACTGATAAACAAAAGCCTATTTTCTCGACAATGATAAGCCGTGTAAACAgtaatgtctgtgtgtgcaggGCTACAGGCAAAAGGACTCATACATGGCGTGTCAGGGGCCGCTGCAGCACACCATTGAGGACTTCTGGAGGATGATCTGGGAATGGAGAAGCTGCTCTATCGTAATGCTGACCGAGGTGGAGGAGAGAGGACAGGTAGATGAATATGCATCAAGCTTTGTGCTTAAAATCTGGTCTTGTGACATACAGATTGTTGTTTTGGTGATGGAActtaatcattgaaaaaaagacTGTTGAAATATGGATGATAATATTGGTGGCAAACTCGGTCTTCTAACTTTTTCACAATCTTTAGGAGAAGTGTGCTCAGTATTGGCATAGCGATGGCGTGATGGTTTGTGGGGACATGTCTATTGAGCTGAAAAGAGAGGAAGAAAGCGAGAGCTACACTGTTAGAGACCTTCTCGTCACCAATAACAGGGTAAGCGTTTCTCACAAATGATTTTAACTAGGTGTTGTTTTAATGATGCGTTTTTCTTTGTGCATCTGGTGCAATGCTGACACTTCGCGTTTCACTCGGCAGGAAAATAAGTCTCGCGCTGTGAGGCAGTTTCATTTTCACGGCTGGCCAGAGGTGGGCATTCCCTCAGACGGGAAGGGCATGATCAACATCATTGCTGCAGTTCAGAAACAACAGCAGCAGTCTGGAAACCACCCAATCACTGTGCACTGCAGGCAAGCCACACCTCCTATTTTAGCCAATCAGGAGCCTGCAACCCTAAACCCACCAGAGACGTCCCTGTCTGCCGGTTTAGCATGCGTGTATAGTTATCAAGCAGAAAATCTCAATGATGATCTGTGATACAATGTACACCTCAAGCAGAATGTTAGTGAAATAACAATTGGCAACTTTCTGAAAATTAATggtcattaaagggatagtttacaacaaaaaattaaacattctttcaccctcatgccattccaaacttgtatgactttttcttcttctgcagagcacagttggtcaccaaacaacattggccaccattgacgaACGttgtatggtcacaaaaccagtgtgacatttctcaaaatatcttttgttccATAAAAGAAAGAGTCgtttacaggttttaaatgacatgagggtgaattaatgatgacagaatttgtatgtTTGGTTGAACTAAAACAATGCTCTACAGGAAAACCttgtttttatcttaatcttaaagcacaaacaggaaaaactgtaCTTAAACTCAAAGGTTTGTTGAGCCAAGTAAGAATAATTGGTTTGGTAATGCCCGAAGTCATCCAAAGATTACCAATCATTACATCTCCAAAGCTTTCTTGGTAGCTAATGATGAAACTAAGATTGATTTTGGGTTTCTTTGTCCCGTGGGATTTCAGGGTCAGCCAATTAAGAGTCTTTCCTTTGAGAGAGCAGGAAACTCATTAATATCCTCAAAGCATTGTGtaataggtgtgtgtgtgtctacagCGCCGGCGCGGGACGTACGGGGACGTTCTGTGCTCTTAGCACAGTCCTGGAGCGTGTGAAGGCAGAGGGCATTCTGGATGTTTTTCAAACGGTGAAGAGCCTGAGACTTCAGAGACCGCATATGGTGCAGACACTGGTGAGAAAACACTGTTCTCTTCCAAACTAAGAGTTTTCCTCCGTTAGTTTATTTAGCATCTGGATAACCTGAAATACCCGTCCTTGCGAGCAATCCCATAGCAATGTAGTATAAAAGCatttatctttatatttatgtgCGCTTAATGTCGTTTAATCACAAGTCTCTCTTAttccttttgttttccacaggaGCAGTATGAGTTCTGCTACAAAGTGGTTCAGGAATATATCGATGCCTTTTCTGACTACGCCAACTTTAAGTAAAGCCACGCCCACCTGATGATTATTGGACCGACTCTCCAGGTCTCGCACTAACCACGCCCACCTGATGATTGAACAGACTCTCCCAGTCTTACACGGAGACATGCACTCACGTTCACAATCTTACGTATACATTGCAGAAATACACGACTGGGGAAATGGACAGACTGCCAACTTAAAAAAAGGGAATTCAAATCCTTTGACCGGCAAGGACAAAATCAGTGGTGCAGAAGGTggaaaaaacaagacaacacCATTAGAGATGCCTTTctgaatattttgtaatattgctCTTGTTCATATGGCCCTTACCTATTTCTCTGTGTAAATATGCTCTTCTaatttggtttggtttggttttagAAGCCATTTTGCTGCGGTTGTAGAGTGACCTTTCTAATATAGCTTACCGttatgtaaaaa encodes:
- the ptpra gene encoding LOW QUALITY PROTEIN: receptor-type tyrosine-protein phosphatase alpha (The sequence of the model RefSeq protein was modified relative to this genomic sequence to represent the inferred CDS: deleted 1 base in 1 codon) is translated as MQVSFLQGRMGVGPLLLLIQVACVALSTAQDVSDPSDSVRTTKPTDPPPTTPSVTVTEKPPSNTSLITQPPAPVVTTSFNDSVAVVEPQVFTDLPLVPTPTKSVPTKPPSSPSTPSGGSPSLTTNSTGDHETTVLTTVESLSPDLPSTPTPSEFKTDSPFDHTDVTNPDSNHPSSENQDETPIMAVMVALSSLLVIVFIIIVLYMLRFKKYKQAGSHSNSFRLTNGRADDTELQSVPLLARSPSTNRKYPPLHVDKLEEEMNRRMADDNKLFREEFNSLPVCPIQASCDAASKEENKEKNRYINILPYDHSRLHLTSLEGVPDSDYINASFINGYQEKNKFIGAQGPKEETVNDFWRMIWEQNTATIVMVTNLKERKECKCAQYWPDQGCWTYGNIRVSVEDMMVLVDYTIRKFCIQQVGDLSGKKPQRLVTQFHFTSWPDFGVPFTPIGMLKFLKKVKTCNPQYAGPIVVHCSAGVGRTGTFIVIDAMLDMMAAERKVDVFGFVTRIRAQRCQMVQTDMQYVFIFQALLEHYLYGDTELEVTSLETHLGKLYAPLPGAGCGGLEAEFKKLTSIKIQNDKMRTGNLPANMKKNRVLQIIPYEFNRVIIPVKRGEEYTDYVNASFIDGYRQKDSYMACQGPLQHTIEDFWRMIWEWRSCSIVMLTEVEERGQEKCAQYWHSDGVMVCGDMSIELKREEESESYTVRDLLVTNNRENKSRAVRQFHFHGWPEVGIPSDGKGMINIIAAVQKQQQQSGNHPITVHCSAGAGRTGTFCALSTVLERVKAEGILDVFQTVKSLRLQRPHMVQTLEQYEFCYKVVQEYIDAFSDYANFK